From the Leptospira biflexa serovar Patoc strain 'Patoc 1 (Paris)' genome, one window contains:
- a CDS encoding flagellin, whose protein sequence is MIINHNMSAIQSHRALKFTQWDVDKTMRNLSTGQRINLAGDDASGLAVSEKLRTQIRGLRQAERNTEDGLSFIQTAEGYLDQSAEIIQRIRTLAIQTSNGIYTPEDRQLVQVEVSALVDEIDRIASQAEFNKMKLFEGDFARKSTKASMWFHMGANARQRERFYIGTMTSKALKMSEGAIKIALSTPGKADEAIAKADFALNKIMKQRADMGAYQNRLESTAKGLMGAYENMQASESRIRDADMAEEMVALTTKQILVQSGTAMLAQASLRPNSVLRLLNNT, encoded by the coding sequence ATGATTATCAATCACAACATGAGTGCGATTCAATCACATCGTGCTCTCAAGTTTACACAATGGGATGTAGATAAGACCATGAGGAACCTCTCCACTGGGCAAAGGATTAACCTTGCCGGTGATGATGCTTCTGGTCTTGCTGTTTCGGAAAAACTACGGACACAAATTCGTGGTTTACGTCAGGCGGAAAGGAATACGGAAGATGGACTGAGTTTCATCCAGACTGCAGAGGGTTACCTTGACCAGTCGGCTGAAATCATCCAACGAATCCGGACCTTAGCGATCCAGACTTCGAACGGAATCTACACACCTGAGGACAGGCAACTCGTGCAGGTAGAAGTATCTGCGCTGGTGGATGAGATCGATCGAATCGCTTCGCAAGCAGAGTTCAATAAAATGAAACTGTTTGAAGGAGACTTCGCTCGAAAGTCAACAAAAGCATCGATGTGGTTTCACATGGGAGCAAACGCAAGGCAAAGAGAGCGTTTCTACATTGGAACTATGACTTCGAAAGCACTTAAGATGTCAGAAGGGGCAATTAAAATTGCACTCTCGACACCTGGAAAAGCTGACGAAGCGATTGCCAAAGCGGACTTCGCCTTGAACAAGATCATGAAGCAGAGGGCAGATATGGGAGCTTACCAAAATAGGCTCGAAAGTACTGCAAAAGGCCTCATGGGTGCATACGAAAATATGCAAGCATCCGAATCAAGGATTAGGGACGCAGATATGGCTGAGGAAATGGTAGCGCTCACGACGAAACAAATTCTCGTGCAAAGCGGTACGGCAATGCTAGCGCAAGCCAGCCTCAGACCAAATTCTGTACTACGACTTTTGAATAACACTTAA
- a CDS encoding flagellin — protein MIINHNLAAINSHRVLKFQNEEVSKNMEKLSSGMRINRAGDDASGLAVSEKMRTQVNGLRQAERNTEDGMSLIQTTEGFLQESNDIIQRIRTLAIQSSNGIYTEEDRQMIQVEVSQLIDEVDRIASQAEFNKMNLLQGDFARGSRATSMWFHIGPNMHQRERVFIATMTARSLNLKGQSGELLSLSTADKSNDAIGTLDAALTRISKQRANLGAYFNRLEHAAKGLMNAYENTQASESRIRDADMAEETVAFTKNQILVQSGTAMLAQANVRPQGVLSLLR, from the coding sequence ATGATCATAAACCACAATTTAGCCGCGATCAACTCACATCGCGTACTCAAGTTCCAAAACGAGGAAGTCTCCAAAAATATGGAAAAACTCTCCTCAGGTATGCGCATCAACCGAGCAGGTGATGATGCATCTGGCCTTGCCGTTTCGGAAAAAATGAGAACGCAGGTGAATGGTCTTAGACAAGCAGAAAGAAATACCGAAGACGGTATGAGCCTGATCCAAACTACGGAAGGGTTTTTGCAAGAATCGAATGATATCATTCAAAGAATTCGAACACTTGCAATCCAATCGTCTAACGGTATTTATACTGAAGAAGACAGACAAATGATCCAAGTCGAAGTGTCACAACTTATCGATGAAGTGGATAGAATTGCTTCCCAAGCTGAATTCAATAAAATGAATTTGCTTCAAGGTGATTTTGCACGTGGATCTAGAGCAACCTCTATGTGGTTCCATATCGGACCAAACATGCACCAACGAGAAAGAGTGTTCATTGCAACAATGACTGCACGTTCACTGAATCTAAAAGGTCAAAGTGGAGAACTCCTGTCTTTGTCAACTGCTGACAAGTCAAATGATGCGATCGGAACTTTGGATGCTGCGTTAACACGTATTAGCAAACAAAGGGCAAACTTAGGTGCTTACTTTAACCGTCTTGAGCATGCTGCAAAAGGGCTCATGAACGCTTATGAGAATACCCAAGCCTCCGAGTCTAGGATCCGTGATGCGGATATGGCAGAAGAAACTGTGGCTTTCACGAAGAACCAGATTTTAGTTCAATCTGGAACTGCTATGTTGGCTCAGGCGAATGTTCGTCCACAAGGAGTTCTTTCTCTCCTTCGTTAA